A portion of the Clostridium gelidum genome contains these proteins:
- a CDS encoding methyl-accepting chemotaxis protein, giving the protein MKANKGIGTRLYLLIALVIVFTLSIISFSGITFRNSNEKYKDRLQVTAEYINLVDEARQAQVDFKKQVQEWKNTLLRGRDTESFKKYYSQFSQENNNVQTQLSKLKEDMTKLGIDTSSVDSLLNAHKDLYNKYGKAIQSYDQNNIESYRIVDGLVNGIDRKPTDDMDALVKQIQAIATSGTENMIKQSDIDANNFTRNLICIAVIGIILIILFTILIIFTYKGITRFIEQFKTLLEQAESGDLTVSGKIYKKDELDELTEKFNKFISKVRNLISEAKEASKAVASSSNEITKTSDQIGRSAEEISCTITNIAEGASEQAELADKSNNSVKDVVQGLNRITENTFHINELSNKTIGTVTNGTKNLKQQIDRMSNTKNSAQNVSDVISHLSIKSNEIGKVVEFINEITDQINLLALNASIEAARAGDAGRGFTVVAKEVENLAVLSKDSTQKISNLISDVQADIEKAVVEVTTTNVSIDEQATSLKLTDDSFNLIQKSVFEVTNKIKEVVIETEVINKNAIAVEKSIKNIANIIEQNAANTEEAASATEEQTASIQEVSSSMVILAELSSHLQNSISKFKV; this is encoded by the coding sequence ATGAAAGCTAATAAAGGAATAGGTACAAGATTATATCTGCTGATAGCATTGGTTATAGTATTCACACTTAGTATAATCAGCTTTTCAGGGATTACATTTAGAAATTCTAACGAAAAATATAAAGATAGGCTACAAGTAACTGCTGAATATATAAATTTAGTTGATGAAGCAAGACAAGCCCAAGTGGATTTCAAGAAACAAGTACAAGAGTGGAAAAATACCCTTTTAAGAGGTCGTGACACTGAATCCTTTAAAAAATATTATTCTCAATTCTCACAAGAAAATAACAATGTTCAAACACAGTTATCAAAACTCAAAGAAGATATGACAAAACTAGGTATTGATACTTCTTCAGTTGATTCATTGTTAAATGCTCACAAAGATCTTTATAATAAATATGGCAAAGCAATCCAAAGCTATGATCAAAACAATATAGAAAGTTATCGTATAGTAGATGGATTAGTAAACGGTATTGATAGAAAACCTACTGATGATATGGATGCGTTGGTAAAACAAATACAAGCTATAGCTACATCAGGAACTGAAAATATGATAAAGCAATCTGATATTGACGCTAATAATTTCACTAGGAATTTGATTTGCATTGCAGTTATTGGTATCATCTTAATTATTTTGTTCACTATCTTAATTATATTTACATATAAAGGAATTACAAGATTTATAGAACAATTTAAAACATTATTGGAGCAAGCAGAAAGTGGAGATCTTACGGTAAGTGGCAAAATATATAAAAAGGATGAGCTCGATGAGCTTACTGAAAAGTTCAATAAATTTATTTCTAAAGTTAGAAACTTGATTTCTGAGGCTAAAGAAGCAAGTAAAGCAGTAGCATCTTCTTCTAATGAAATAACAAAAACTTCTGATCAAATAGGTAGAAGCGCTGAAGAAATTTCATGTACTATTACTAATATAGCAGAAGGTGCTTCAGAGCAGGCTGAATTGGCTGACAAGAGTAATAATTCTGTTAAAGATGTTGTACAAGGTTTAAATCGTATAACAGAAAATACATTCCATATTAATGAACTTTCAAATAAAACAATTGGAACTGTAACTAATGGAACTAAAAATCTTAAGCAACAAATTGACAGAATGTCTAACACCAAGAATTCAGCTCAAAATGTTAGTGATGTAATTTCTCATCTATCAATAAAATCCAATGAAATTGGAAAAGTTGTAGAATTTATAAATGAGATTACAGACCAAATAAACCTCTTAGCCCTAAATGCATCAATAGAGGCAGCCAGAGCTGGTGATGCTGGCAGAGGCTTTACCGTAGTGGCTAAAGAAGTTGAAAATTTAGCAGTACTATCAAAAGACTCAACACAAAAGATAAGCAATCTTATATCGGATGTACAAGCTGATATTGAAAAAGCTGTCGTTGAAGTGACTACTACAAATGTTTCAATAGATGAACAAGCAACCTCACTTAAACTTACAGATGATTCATTTAACCTTATACAAAAATCTGTTTTTGAAGTAACAAATAAAATAAAAGAGGTTGTTATTGAAACAGAAGTAATTAATAAAAATGCAATAGCTGTAGAAAAATCCATAAAGAATATTGCAAACATAATAGAACAAAATGCTGCAAATACAGAAGAAGCTGCTTCCGCTACTGAGGAGCAAACAGCTTCTATTCAAGAAGTATCCTCATCAATGGTTATTCTTGCAGAGCTATCAAGCCATCTACAAAATTCAATATCTAAATTTAAAGTATAA
- a CDS encoding ECF transporter S component, translating into MNKNTNKMVKISLLSAIALILMYFDFPIPFLPAWLKIDLSDVPALLGAFGFGPLAGVLIELIKNILIVLVKGTQTGLVGETANFIIGVALILPASFVYSRNKSKKGAILGMVLGAVCMEVVAIIANVYFLLPAYGMQMSSAESMKYVIMGLLPFNGIKSILVSVLTYALYKRVSVSIFKAEPNFGSPENKTKTI; encoded by the coding sequence ATGAATAAAAACACAAACAAAATGGTTAAAATTTCTCTATTATCAGCTATAGCACTTATACTTATGTATTTTGATTTTCCAATACCATTTTTACCAGCATGGCTTAAGATTGACTTAAGTGATGTGCCAGCATTATTAGGTGCATTTGGATTTGGACCTTTAGCAGGAGTTCTTATAGAACTGATAAAAAATATACTAATAGTATTAGTAAAAGGAACACAAACAGGATTAGTTGGAGAAACAGCAAACTTTATAATTGGAGTTGCATTAATATTACCAGCATCATTTGTATATAGCAGAAATAAGAGTAAAAAAGGTGCAATATTAGGAATGGTTTTAGGTGCAGTTTGTATGGAAGTAGTAGCAATAATCGCAAATGTTTATTTCTTATTGCCAGCTTACGGAATGCAAATGTCATCAGCAGAATCAATGAAATATGTTATTATGGGATTGTTACCTTTTAATGGAATAAAGTCTATTTTAGTATCAGTATTAACATATGCACTATATAAAAGAGTATCAGTTTCAATTTTCAAAGCAGAACCAAATTTTGGCAGTCCAGAAAACAAAACAAAAACAATATAA
- a CDS encoding ABC transporter substrate-binding protein codes for MKKRILSLMVTACLCMSALAGCGAGASGSSSKADVKSSEKTQLVFWHSMGGKGGEAINTLVDKFNKENKNNITVTAQYQGEYDDAINKIKSSKDKNTYPDIMQLYDLGTRWMIDSKLSTPMQKFIDDDKFDNSALEPNLLAYYTVDKKLNSMPFNSSTPILYYNKTAFKAAGLDPEKAPADFDEIKTYSEKLTKKDGNTVSQYGYSMAIYGWFFEQFLAKQLQPFANNGNGRDSGATSVDFKNNGGGLKIVKAWKDLYDQGLLGNFGKKTADTQQAFIAGKTAMFIDSTAGLSTVLSGVNGKFEVGTAFLPKINKDDKGGVSIGGASLWIMNKDDEAKQKAAFEFIKFMVAPEQQVYWNEQTGYFPVTTKAYDLPEMKDHLAKTPQFKTAIDQLHASSVESKGALLGVFPEARQTIETNIEAVLQGKSTPEEAIDASEKSINSAIEKYNKANK; via the coding sequence ATGAAAAAAAGAATTTTATCACTAATGGTTACAGCTTGTTTATGTATGAGTGCTTTGGCAGGATGTGGTGCAGGGGCTAGCGGTTCAAGTAGCAAAGCAGATGTAAAATCAAGTGAAAAAACACAACTCGTTTTCTGGCACTCAATGGGCGGAAAGGGCGGAGAGGCTATTAATACCCTAGTGGACAAATTTAATAAGGAAAATAAGAATAACATTACAGTTACTGCGCAATATCAAGGGGAATATGATGATGCAATTAATAAGATAAAAAGCTCAAAAGATAAGAACACTTATCCAGATATAATGCAGCTTTATGATCTTGGAACTAGATGGATGATAGATTCTAAGCTATCAACTCCAATGCAAAAATTTATAGATGATGATAAATTTGATAATTCAGCATTAGAACCTAATCTTTTAGCGTACTATACAGTTGATAAGAAATTAAATTCAATGCCATTTAATTCATCAACACCAATTTTGTATTATAATAAGACAGCCTTTAAGGCAGCAGGATTAGATCCAGAAAAGGCTCCAGCGGATTTTGATGAAATTAAAACATATTCAGAAAAATTGACTAAGAAAGATGGAAATACTGTTTCTCAATATGGATACTCTATGGCTATTTATGGGTGGTTTTTTGAACAATTTTTAGCAAAACAATTACAACCATTTGCAAACAATGGGAATGGTAGAGATTCAGGCGCTACAAGTGTAGACTTTAAGAATAATGGTGGCGGATTAAAGATAGTGAAAGCTTGGAAAGATCTTTACGATCAAGGCTTGCTTGGTAACTTTGGTAAAAAAACAGCAGATACACAACAAGCTTTTATAGCAGGAAAAACAGCAATGTTTATTGATTCAACAGCAGGACTTAGTACTGTATTAAGTGGAGTTAATGGAAAATTTGAAGTTGGAACAGCATTTTTACCTAAAATAAATAAAGATGATAAAGGTGGAGTTTCAATAGGTGGTGCATCATTATGGATTATGAATAAAGATGATGAAGCAAAGCAAAAAGCAGCTTTTGAATTTATTAAATTCATGGTAGCACCAGAACAACAAGTTTATTGGAATGAACAAACAGGATATTTCCCAGTAACTACAAAAGCGTATGATTTACCAGAAATGAAAGATCATTTAGCAAAGACACCTCAATTTAAAACAGCAATTGACCAATTACATGCATCATCAGTTGAATCTAAAGGAGCACTTCTTGGAGTATTCCCAGAAGCAAGACAAACTATTGAAACAAACATAGAAGCTGTGCTTCAAGGAAAATCAACACCAGAAGAAGCTATAGATGCTAGTGAAAAATCAATAAATTCAGCAATAGAGAAGTATAATAAAGCTAATAAATAG
- a CDS encoding DUF4179 domain-containing protein — protein MKDIYELLNDVDIDESEIGTMDVSEFEKANVKKSLKKSIKKNNGWKKKSLVAAALCCVVIGSIGAVGITNPAYAAEIPIVGDIFRLLDNGRTGLYDKYKENANEINVTKESNGTAITIKDAIFDGKTISYTYEIKTDRDLGEDPMTCGGGDFNIKGYRGGMTGSSETKKVAENTYIGQENRTIDEEKDEVSCKLIIREIMDTEENHSDVKISGKWDFDFNLKAISSDKQIINKGTEKDGAKANIDSITKTSMSCIVNYSQVVTDELKKKWFNMDLEIEIKDDLGNIYKGEGNGGHGNDKDNTMYWSKTFGKLDEKATKLIVTPKMHLSNTGGGVSMDENGNETEIKHTVDADHPEHGEILFDDIVVDLEK, from the coding sequence ATGAAAGATATTTATGAATTGCTAAATGATGTAGATATAGATGAAAGTGAGATTGGGACAATGGATGTTTCGGAATTTGAAAAAGCAAATGTGAAAAAATCTTTAAAAAAATCAATAAAGAAGAATAATGGATGGAAGAAAAAAAGTTTGGTTGCAGCAGCTTTATGTTGTGTAGTAATTGGAAGTATAGGAGCAGTTGGAATAACAAATCCAGCTTATGCAGCAGAAATTCCCATAGTTGGAGATATATTTAGACTTTTAGATAATGGTAGAACTGGTTTGTATGATAAATACAAGGAAAATGCAAATGAAATTAATGTAACTAAAGAAAGTAATGGAACTGCAATTACTATAAAAGATGCAATATTTGATGGAAAAACAATATCTTATACCTATGAGATAAAAACAGATAGAGATTTAGGTGAAGATCCAATGACATGTGGAGGAGGGGATTTTAATATAAAAGGATATAGAGGAGGAATGACTGGTAGTTCTGAAACAAAAAAAGTAGCAGAGAATACTTATATTGGTCAAGAAAATAGAACAATAGATGAAGAAAAAGATGAAGTGTCCTGTAAATTAATTATAAGAGAAATAATGGATACAGAAGAAAATCATTCTGATGTGAAAATAAGCGGGAAGTGGGACTTTGATTTTAATCTAAAAGCTATATCGAGTGACAAACAAATCATAAATAAAGGAACTGAAAAGGATGGGGCTAAAGCTAATATTGATAGTATTACAAAAACCTCTATGTCATGTATAGTTAATTATTCACAGGTTGTAACTGATGAGTTGAAGAAAAAATGGTTCAATATGGATCTAGAAATAGAGATTAAAGATGACTTGGGTAATATTTATAAAGGAGAAGGTAATGGAGGTCATGGAAATGATAAAGATAATACAATGTATTGGAGTAAAACTTTTGGGAAATTAGATGAAAAGGCTACTAAGCTTATAGTAACTCCTAAAATGCACTTATCTAATACTGGAGGCGGAGTTTCTATGGATGAGAATGGAAACGAAACTGAAATTAAGCATACAGTAGATGCAGATCATCCTGAACATGGAGAAATTCTATTTGATGACATTGTGGTTGATTTAGAAAAATAA
- a CDS encoding sigma-70 family RNA polymerase sigma factor, whose protein sequence is MRCTEKNYISRLKKGKEDALEFVVDNYLGIVKSAVYKVLSPLGRDGIIDECVNDVFLSVWNNSNKFNGEELDFKKWIYKVAKFKAIDYYRKEIKNSDVTLEDKEISTNKLVEEEIINTEDRNELIELINTLEPLDRDIFTMKFFLGVKSDDIAKKFALSRAAIDNRIYRGKKKLSKEIARVKLEVV, encoded by the coding sequence ATGAGGTGTACCGAAAAAAATTATATTAGTAGGCTAAAAAAAGGGAAAGAAGATGCATTAGAATTTGTAGTAGATAATTATTTGGGAATAGTTAAATCAGCTGTATATAAAGTACTTTCACCACTTGGAAGGGATGGGATTATTGATGAGTGCGTAAATGATGTATTTCTTTCAGTGTGGAATAACAGCAATAAATTTAATGGGGAAGAGCTGGATTTTAAGAAATGGATATATAAAGTGGCTAAATTTAAAGCTATTGATTATTACAGAAAAGAAATTAAGAATTCAGACGTTACCTTGGAAGATAAAGAGATAAGTACAAATAAATTAGTTGAAGAAGAAATTATTAATACAGAAGATAGAAATGAATTAATAGAATTAATAAACACCCTTGAACCTTTAGATAGAGATATATTTACTATGAAATTTTTCTTAGGAGTCAAGTCTGATGACATAGCTAAAAAATTTGCACTTAGTAGAGCAGCTATTGATAACAGGATTTACAGAGGAAAGAAAAAACTTAGTAAAGAAATAGCTAGAGTGAAATTGGAGGTAGTGTAA
- a CDS encoding carbohydrate ABC transporter permease yields MENKAKKYLLYAFNLILGIIIISPILYGLSVSLMSSDEIFSYPPRFIPAHINFDNYKQVIETVPIFRFIFNSLFVSLAVTIGQIITSCLAAYAFSYFEFRGKNMLFILCLSTLMIPSESTIIANYLTIAKLGWSDTYAGLIVPFLVSAMGIFLIRQYYLTVPKELKEASTLDGCSNWRYFIKVLLPISKPVISSLGVYTFLNTWNQYMWPLLVTNAPEKRTVQIGISMLQFAETQNIGLVFAGVIMIILPSIVIFIIGQKQLVQGITSGAVKG; encoded by the coding sequence ATGGAGAATAAAGCAAAAAAATATCTATTATATGCCTTTAATCTTATACTTGGGATTATCATAATCTCACCAATACTATATGGACTTAGCGTAAGCTTGATGTCTTCAGATGAAATATTTTCGTATCCTCCTAGATTTATACCAGCACATATTAATTTTGATAATTACAAACAGGTAATAGAAACAGTTCCAATTTTCAGATTTATATTTAATAGTTTATTTGTTTCATTAGCCGTTACAATAGGACAAATAATAACTTCATGTTTAGCAGCATATGCCTTTTCTTATTTCGAGTTTAGAGGTAAAAATATGTTATTTATTCTATGTTTATCTACTTTGATGATTCCATCTGAATCAACAATAATAGCCAATTACCTAACAATAGCTAAGCTTGGTTGGTCAGATACTTATGCAGGGCTTATAGTGCCATTTTTGGTATCTGCAATGGGAATATTTTTAATCAGGCAATATTATTTAACAGTACCTAAAGAATTGAAGGAAGCATCAACTTTAGATGGGTGCAGTAATTGGAGATATTTTATTAAAGTATTGCTTCCTATATCTAAACCAGTAATATCATCTTTAGGAGTATATACTTTTCTAAATACTTGGAATCAGTACATGTGGCCATTACTTGTAACAAATGCACCAGAAAAAAGAACTGTTCAAATTGGGATTAGTATGTTGCAATTTGCAGAAACTCAAAATATAGGACTAGTTTTTGCAGGGGTTATAATGATTATTTTACCTTCTATAGTAATCTTTATAATTGGACAAAAGCAGCTTGTACAAGGAATTACTTCAGGAGCAGTAAAAGGATAA
- a CDS encoding MFS transporter — protein sequence MSINNKLKRNISVSYVYNFLLQLNITSAIWVLYLAFRGMSLVEIGLLESVYHITGVLFELPTGVIADVYGKKFSVIIGRIVSVISCILMIISDSFLGFAIAFCLSAASMNLNSGAAEALVYDSLKELGEEEKYKKIWGNLAFVMSIAQGLAVLLGGILADIKFLYAYILGTILQIGALIAAYSFSEPPIHKEKAKDKEEEKQQGNLIVNQLVTSIKVLKARRMVLYLILFSALVASVQTTVYFYSQKYFSDMGYSKTAIAIICTLSSLVDAISSKYAYRIEKLLKLKGTLIGIALVNLFSLMGLALIKNLSIVFFLVISISGGVGFIIFSDYINKRIPSEYRATILSFDSLCFSAFMIFVFPLFGLLAEKIGFSITFGIIALLYVPVMMFIMLKLRKHQNKENVGGIKNDRIGFK from the coding sequence ATGAGTATCAATAATAAATTAAAACGAAATATATCAGTCAGTTACGTATATAATTTTCTATTACAATTAAATATCACTTCAGCAATATGGGTTTTATACCTAGCTTTTAGAGGTATGTCCTTAGTTGAAATAGGACTATTAGAATCGGTTTATCACATAACAGGGGTGCTTTTTGAATTACCTACAGGCGTTATTGCAGATGTGTATGGAAAAAAGTTTAGTGTAATTATAGGGAGAATTGTAAGTGTAATTTCTTGTATTCTTATGATAATATCAGATAGCTTTTTAGGCTTTGCAATTGCTTTTTGTTTAAGTGCTGCATCTATGAATTTAAATTCTGGAGCAGCTGAAGCATTAGTTTATGATAGCTTAAAAGAATTAGGAGAAGAGGAAAAGTATAAAAAAATATGGGGAAACCTAGCCTTCGTCATGTCTATTGCGCAAGGGTTAGCTGTTTTGCTAGGAGGAATATTAGCAGATATAAAATTTTTATATGCATATATACTCGGAACTATTCTACAAATAGGAGCTTTAATAGCAGCTTATAGTTTTAGTGAACCACCGATTCATAAAGAAAAAGCTAAAGATAAAGAAGAAGAAAAGCAACAAGGAAACTTAATAGTAAATCAATTAGTAACAAGTATAAAAGTACTTAAAGCAAGGAGAATGGTGCTGTATTTAATACTATTCTCTGCTTTGGTAGCAAGTGTCCAAACGACTGTGTATTTCTACAGCCAAAAGTATTTTTCGGATATGGGCTATTCAAAGACTGCAATTGCCATAATATGTACATTAAGTAGCCTTGTTGATGCAATAAGTTCAAAATATGCATATAGAATTGAAAAATTATTGAAATTGAAAGGAACATTAATAGGCATAGCCTTAGTAAATTTATTTTCACTTATGGGATTAGCGTTAATTAAGAATTTATCTATAGTATTCTTTCTTGTAATATCAATTTCAGGAGGAGTAGGATTTATAATATTCAGTGATTATATAAATAAAAGGATACCATCAGAGTATAGGGCAACAATATTGTCTTTTGACAGTTTATGTTTTAGTGCATTTATGATATTTGTATTTCCTTTGTTTGGACTACTTGCAGAAAAAATAGGCTTTTCAATAACCTTTGGAATTATAGCATTGTTATATGTTCCAGTAATGATGTTTATAATGTTAAAACTTAGAAAACATCAAAATAAAGAAAATGTTGGAGGAATTAAAAATGATAGAATTGGCTTTAAATAA
- a CDS encoding glycerophosphodiester phosphodiesterase codes for MKILNIAHRGYSGKFDENTMIAFRKTIEYKADGIETDVQLSKDNVPVIIHDETLDRTTDGKGYVKDYTLAELKKFRTKSGEEIPTLKELLELVADSNLEVLNLELKNSIFPYEGLEEKVLAMIYQYNLKEKIIISSFNHLSLIKVRKLDKEIRLGALTDSTLANVPQYLNAISVQCYHPCFPSILNKEYMKEIKEAGIIVNPYTVNKEEHMKMVMKFKVDSIITNEVERLYNLLKEY; via the coding sequence TTGAAAATTTTAAATATTGCTCACAGAGGATATAGTGGAAAATTTGATGAAAATACAATGATTGCATTTAGAAAAACAATTGAATATAAGGCTGATGGAATTGAGACAGATGTGCAATTATCTAAAGATAATGTGCCAGTTATAATTCATGATGAAACTTTAGATAGGACTACTGATGGTAAAGGATATGTTAAGGATTATACATTAGCTGAACTTAAAAAATTTAGGACTAAAAGTGGAGAAGAAATACCAACGTTAAAAGAACTTTTAGAACTTGTAGCAGATTCAAATTTAGAAGTATTAAATTTAGAATTAAAAAACAGTATATTTCCTTATGAAGGATTAGAAGAAAAAGTTTTAGCTATGATTTATCAATACAATTTAAAAGAAAAAATTATAATTTCGAGTTTTAATCACTTAAGCTTAATAAAGGTAAGAAAGTTAGATAAAGAAATAAGACTTGGTGCTTTAACGGATTCAACTCTTGCAAATGTACCTCAATATTTAAATGCTATTTCAGTGCAATGCTATCATCCATGTTTTCCAAGCATATTAAATAAAGAATATATGAAGGAAATAAAAGAAGCAGGAATAATAGTTAATCCCTATACTGTAAATAAAGAAGAACATATGAAAATGGTTATGAAATTTAAAGTAGATAGTATAATTACAAATGAAGTTGAGAGATTATATAATTTACTAAAAGAATATTAA
- the abc-f gene encoding ribosomal protection-like ABC-F family protein: MIELALNKLQKYYGATKVLEDITFEVQTGEKVGIVGSNGCGKSTLLKIIIGSEGYESGNLSFKKGATLGYLEQMPIYPDDFRVIDVLNLAFENIDNVYKELELLEKQLSNADEANMDRVLNKYSKVQVLYESLGGYEKEEKLSKVCSGLKINDVFKGKLFAELSGGEKTTIILGKILLQNPDILLLDEPSNHLDLESMEWLEAYLKEYKGIVIIVSHDRYFLDNVVTKIVEIEDMVSKSYYGNYTAFVDEKERQLKLQMDVFLDQQKKIKEMEKSIAQLRDWGMRGDNGKFFRRAASMQKLLDKVKRIDKPVEERESININSATSNRSGDNVVIIKDLCKSYGQKILLNKAELLIRNKESVALLGANGCGKSTLIKILLGLSEADSGTANLGSSIKLGYLPQNIVFEDESKTILESFREDIVITDGKAREYLARYMFFGEQVFKKVGTLSGGERSRLKLAMLMYSEVNLLILDEPTNHLDIDSREELEDFLKEFKGTIMFVSHDRYFINNIASRVVELAEGSLTSYGGNYEYYKEKSVQIKSATLIIEAATKEKIVKTQKEKTSKTTKGNNNEFKKSKLEKQIEEFEEQLKVIEQEISKFSTDYEKLNALYNEKLEIQNNLDILMEEYFEL, encoded by the coding sequence ATGATAGAATTGGCTTTAAATAAATTACAAAAATATTATGGTGCAACTAAGGTTTTAGAGGATATTACTTTTGAGGTTCAAACAGGTGAAAAAGTTGGGATTGTAGGAAGTAATGGTTGTGGAAAAAGTACACTCTTAAAAATAATTATAGGTAGTGAAGGTTATGAAAGTGGTAATTTGTCCTTTAAAAAAGGAGCAACCTTAGGATATCTTGAACAGATGCCAATTTATCCAGATGACTTTAGGGTCATTGATGTATTAAATTTAGCCTTTGAAAATATTGATAATGTCTATAAGGAATTAGAACTATTAGAAAAGCAACTTTCAAATGCTGATGAAGCTAATATGGATAGGGTATTAAATAAGTATTCAAAGGTACAAGTCCTTTATGAGAGTTTAGGTGGTTATGAAAAAGAGGAGAAATTAAGTAAAGTTTGTAGTGGGCTTAAGATTAATGATGTTTTCAAGGGAAAATTATTCGCTGAGTTAAGTGGTGGAGAAAAGACCACAATAATTCTTGGGAAGATATTACTTCAAAATCCAGATATATTGTTATTAGATGAACCTTCTAATCATTTAGATTTAGAATCAATGGAATGGCTTGAAGCGTATCTTAAAGAGTACAAAGGGATAGTAATAATAGTATCTCATGATAGATATTTTTTAGACAATGTAGTTACAAAGATAGTAGAAATAGAGGATATGGTATCAAAAAGTTATTATGGAAACTATACAGCTTTTGTAGATGAGAAAGAAAGACAACTTAAACTTCAAATGGATGTCTTTTTAGATCAGCAGAAAAAAATTAAAGAGATGGAAAAGTCTATTGCTCAGCTTAGAGATTGGGGAATGAGAGGAGATAATGGCAAGTTTTTTAGAAGAGCAGCAAGTATGCAGAAACTTTTAGATAAGGTTAAGAGAATAGATAAACCTGTAGAAGAAAGGGAAAGTATTAATATAAATTCAGCTACTTCTAATAGGTCTGGAGATAATGTAGTTATAATTAAGGATTTATGTAAAAGTTATGGCCAAAAGATTCTTTTAAATAAAGCTGAATTATTAATAAGAAATAAAGAAAGTGTAGCTCTTCTCGGAGCAAATGGATGTGGGAAATCAACATTGATTAAAATTTTACTTGGACTTAGTGAGGCAGATAGTGGAACTGCAAATTTAGGTAGTTCTATAAAACTTGGATATTTGCCACAAAATATTGTTTTTGAAGATGAGAGCAAAACTATACTAGAATCTTTTAGGGAAGACATAGTAATAACCGATGGAAAGGCAAGAGAATACCTTGCAAGATATATGTTCTTTGGTGAACAGGTATTTAAAAAGGTTGGAACTCTTTCGGGTGGTGAAAGAAGCAGATTAAAGTTAGCTATGTTAATGTATAGTGAAGTGAACTTATTGATTCTAGACGAACCAACAAATCATTTAGATATTGATTCAAGAGAAGAATTAGAAGACTTCTTAAAGGAATTCAAAGGTACAATTATGTTTGTATCTCATGATAGATATTTTATAAATAATATAGCAAGCAGAGTTGTAGAATTAGCAGAAGGATCATTGACTTCTTATGGTGGTAATTATGAATATTATAAAGAAAAGTCAGTTCAGATAAAAAGTGCAACATTAATTATAGAAGCTGCAACTAAAGAAAAAATAGTAAAGACACAAAAAGAAAAAACATCTAAAACTACAAAAGGTAATAACAATGAGTTTAAGAAATCAAAATTAGAAAAACAAATAGAAGAATTTGAGGAACAGCTAAAGGTTATAGAACAGGAAATCAGTAAGTTTTCAACTGATTATGAAAAGCTAAATGCTTTATATAATGAAAAACTAGAAATACAAAATAATCTTGATATATTGATGGAGGAGTATTTTGAATTGTAA